The following are from one region of the Tachysurus fulvidraco isolate hzauxx_2018 chromosome 15, HZAU_PFXX_2.0, whole genome shotgun sequence genome:
- the LOC113639465 gene encoding BAH and coiled-coil domain-containing protein 1 isoform X7 encodes MESRDFGAPTHLLSERGALVHRAASRITSSGHGTVQHAAAFPPGKYYPSHLPMSTHSGSGLMGNSSASFMGTFLASSLGSSPSHPPHPSRPPSSPSSPPCRGGPHSTASQIWFPHSHEAAPGYPRFSGSLAHTFLPISHLDHHANSGVLYGQHHFYDTQKENFYLRSLPSQPPLISANHSIPPMSRTEPGNTQVSCSRDTGSAVNLHKSLKEASIDKGMVSGTKDKERPSSKHDSKDRHSHNQHPQPQHLHSHQPQHHSHHPSTMDNLNAMERHKASLLMEYKDHSQSMSKPLSACLLNGKMQNGDSRAEVGSKGSMPSCGGESMGRGPGDSTNAQARHMGNSSTGRCTKEAVSGEMRISEQPPPDCVERGQVLHQSLSYSVPPPLPVGSATGGGHPGSFHCLQFHTGHPHHTQHPHHSHHSHHHPDFFCPPPPAPITNSSLHEKGVGSSGAREPKATRPTFVPSVGHLGEKAGGPFQLGNPECQGVAGGGSSTKEKAMEKTSGGVGHSGNWHRKHQEHQHQQQQPAPQKQHPYRKAEKAPDWMHNNDHHLQQQQQSHPRQHQAVRSHSADCINGIDTEVYRSALTQEPKTGHLLTHLSNVNPQSFRDCSHSGSTPNSSPLAKTISQQGPGSGGGSCSMQREGQKVARIRHQQHGRTGSGAPSAELGQTSNSQEMKRKMDMSPYGYNNSSQHHSHQQSPVPPWAMHPHHIHLEEDQRRVYMESVSGPASVRQQPHQHQSAGMGPPPAPAQNQQEVLGPQGEGSAMKNLLKYSNQQQPLLLSQKTPFGGLGSIKMGPNSTNCTLQSVKTTLPSRKVITSESERHDCGGRSREIGEVAHGEGEVRQPPVGIAVAVARQKEPTCRPPDNHPSSCQGRIHSGMKGASRPMYPTDSSREEDRKRMNGEHMGISGGHPCLDREQESFIRDNKERVEFARIHPSNSCRGDIPSHLMVPSGTSLQSGQLGDPAAHAHSAHHHWMPRTASPSLWMTGHSYGISHTSLHQNLPPGFSATMPAPLQPVLPLPQDPSAQLVVLPTEPTSHPATHHLDVMEQPGLWPPVYRARGPPSHMQHPAVYSRSQFLRQQELYALQQHQQLQHQQHPGHQQLPQPPQQHRGAHSIEPQHRNTHNQMQKKPEDHGACAVDLQDILSEPRNPKATKSYTFGSSNRATSPPRASAAHMSPCCQSPCMHPHPKSTPSTPCPVPSPAATVPCSPAISPAPSQLPNITETQDKRAKGQPPQDYPQTMEPDLPPGYSYPAITMGYRSGPSSQDVQLAEPAELEAIPVEPVEHAPAPMSSIGEGPECHAIVRPITESQLPLDKKSEEEQAQEQAQAALEQNGEPDTVGCSVPVEHEQAQGEAAMLSCHPEESSVCEAAPCPGSWLEEAVHKDSTIVCQEDGDLLEKENVVSELNAQTATVPEHTCVPLNPADLQPSTGTEVVAKEIEKEAQEEDCVQIISPPSSPTSLTPFSQPIVPSYWSLELLIAAAFCGDCPPPSPPVSTTSQGCAVPFYSSTYGMELLSELADLERQQEHHSTDKNEGQEQLIFDLQSFATLAVARALELDSKANSIADAVKQCPAKRTLNLRRKCNWTPRHEPVCPVKGGMDAIDSQELAIRVRLADLQRRYKEKQKELVKLQRKHDHQKEETPRSPARRGPGRPRKRKSNGLGPMAPPESQKKVKSVGVVLLTEESGRGGGDLMKKRRLSNRSFGRLGAVQVKMQSSQKSSLHEHHITQLKSKTAVSKTIRERETLGSSHLYTSQRSPKADSRLSNMTANESEGQSDTGSGDSGTQESWKGLMNSKKKSEAALNRLSACVQQPQAKGQDATEEGETFAEDTESSEQEEEEAEGSYNIDASHIMKVPPSRELPSSSILKDPSPSSVVKLEVNQKAKNKRERQELYGSQLWSNAEGEVKVKKRPHCRSVPDNTTKTLGVRRRPGRPRLQEKLWAGHYRKPAGLLSFSSTSERLRRATRKSSMLRGVLSKKSCWSTVVQSPQSDDTCKRRTRFRQVHKQSKGRAVSRLLESFAADDGFQLGGDSSFSDEDEENSSSSTRRSPAPPNCILTKDMLIEGLKILISKEDELLYAARVRTLDLPDIYSIVIDGERGNRPRIYSLEQLLQEAVLDVRPETEAVLTEGTRVCAFWSERSRCLYPGYVRRGGSNDECKPGGVMVEFDDGDRGWISLRNIRLLPPGYQIHLDTESSPTLVSSGRLDKLVSCQDGRSSQIARSSEKTTNTEEAKTTEKPIRKPGRPKGSGMKRFASDSVSKTSSSPLTWPSLAQPRKRSSVNLFQLNGSASKKTMKNREAVFPHPSVSVTSSAKCIFNSRSFEVDSFSSIANGYSSFCSQTSGMPVDGRSSPYGQGRKSEESDIPRGRKNEFLIKLDHEGVMNPKNKSSKAMLMLGGSGFGSKGIGASPKPEAYSHPVLLVKDKRKGDSSRAELLPIQRKPSPTLLMSKHGDMGLSCHRDCHSSYSDMDEEDEEEEERRRRSDSVLGPASGGMRMAGRFLPHLSVSSSSSGSSSSSSSGSISSSSICSSDNDSSYSSEDDENSTLLLQSCLTPHHSLLHPHKAPTGPTQHSFVAKAMAVSSTKGGNVDSAVRKPLKRKECLSSSTKPSKDLVKRQKLLADHSRPKLSSCMPARQLWRWSGNPTQRRGLKGKARKLYFKSIVRGRDTVHVGDCAVFLSAGRPHLPYIGRIESFWETWSSSMVVKVKWFYHPEETNLGKSLHDGKHALYQSCHEDENDVQTISHKCQVVSRKEYELLSRNRKPGSSLQDLYYQAGTYDPTSGQLLTADGMSILC; translated from the exons CAGCCCCAGGGTACCCACGCTTCTCAGGAAGTCTAGCCCACACATTCCTTCCTATAAGTCATTTGGATCACCATGCCAACAGTGGGGTTCTCTATGGTCAACACCATTTTTATGACACCCAAAAAG AAAACTTCTACTTGAGAAGCCTTCCTTCCCAACCTCCACTCATTTCAGCCAATCACAGCATTCCGCCCATGTCAAGGACAGAGCCAGGGAACACCCAGGTTTCTTGCAGTAGAGACACAGGAAGCGCTGTAAACTTGCACAAGAGTCTTAAGGAAGCCAGTATAGACAAAGGCATGGTCTCAGGAACAAAGGACAAAGAAAGGCCCAGCAGTAAGCATGATTCAAAAGATCGCCACTCCCATAACCAACATCCGCAACCCCAGCACCTCCACTCACACCAGCCTCAACACCATTCTCATCACCCTTCCACTATGGACAACTTGAATGCCATGGAGAGGCACAAAGCTTCCTTACTTATGGAGTACAAGGACCATTCACAGAGCATGAGTAAACCTCTTAGTGCCTGTCTACTTAATGGAAAGATGCAGAATGGAGACTCTCGGGCTGAGGTTGGGTCCAAAGGATCCATGCCTAGTTGTGGAGGAGAGAGCATGGGTAGGGGTCCTGGAGACTCAACAAATGCACAAGCCAGACACATGGGTAACAGCAGTACTGGGCGCTGTACTAAAGAAGCTGTGAGTGGTGAGATGAGAATCAGTGAGCAGCCCCCTCCTGACTGTGTAGAAAGGGGTCAGGTGTTACATCAGTCGTTGTCCTACTCTGTGCCTCCTCCTTTGCCTGTGGGCTCAGCAACTGGTGGGGGGCATCCAGGCAGCTTTCACTGTTTACAGTTCCATACTGGTCATCCACATCACACCCAACACCCACACCACAGCCATCACTCCCACCATCACCCGGATTTTTTCTGCCCCCCTCCTCCTGCCCCAATAACCAATTCTTCCTTACATGAAAAGGGGGTTGGCAGCAGTGGGGCAAGAGAACCCAAAGCAACCAGACCCACATTTGTACCATCTGTGGGCCACCTTGGGGAGAAAGCTGGAGGTCCCTTTCAACTGGGAAACCCTGAATGTCAGGGTGTGGCTGGTGGGGGAAGCAGTACCAAAGAAAAGGCAATGGAAAAGACAAGTGGGGGTGTGGGGCATTCTGGGAACTGGCACCGAAAACATCAGGAGCATCAACATCAACAGCAGCAGCCTGCACCACAAAAGCAGCATCCCTACCGAAAAGCAGAAAAAGCCCCTGACTGGATGCACAACAATGATCACCACttacagcaacagcagcagagCCATCCTCGGCAGCATCAGGCTGTGCGCTCTCATAGTGCAGACTGCATCAATGGCATAGACACAGAGGTGTATAGATCCGCTCTGACACAGGAGCCCAAAACTGGCCATCTGTTAACTCATCTTAGTAATGTTAATCCACAATCCTTTAGGGATTGCTCACATTCTGGGTCAACTCCAAACTCCTCACCCCTTGCAAAGACCATATCGCAGCAAGGGCCTGGTTCTGGAGGTGGGAGCTGCTCCATGCAGAGAGAAGGCCAAAAGGTAGCCCGTATCCGCCACCAGCAGCATGGCAGAACAGGTTCAGGTGCTCCCTCAGCAGAGCTGGGGCAGACCAGTAACAGTCAAGAGATGAAGCGGAAAATGGACATGTCTCCGTATGGTTATAATAACAGTTCACAGCATCATTCACATCAGCAATCACCTGTGCCACCATGGGCAATGCACCCCCATCATATCCACCTGGAGGAGGATCAGCGCAGGGTTTACATGGAGTCTGTCAGTGGACCTGCCAGCGTTAGGCAGCAGCCCCATCAACACCAGTCGGCTGGAATGGGTCCCCCACCTGCTCCTGCACAGAACCAGCAGGAGGTTTTGGGTCCACAGGGAGAGGGTAGTGCCATGAAAAACCTTCTTAAGTATAGCAACCAGCAGCAGCCTCTTCTTCTGTCCCAGAAAACCCCATTTGGTGGACTGGGAAGCATCAAAATGGGACCTAACAGCACAAACTGCACCTTGCAGTCTGTCAAAACAACCCTGCCTTCCAGGAAAGTCATAACCAGTGAGAGTGAACGCCATGACTGTGGAGGACGAAGCAGGGAGATTGGGGAAGTAGCTCATGGTGAGGGGGAGGTGCGGCAACCTCCTGTGGGTATCGCAGTTGCTGTGGCGCGGCAGAAAGAACCAACTTGCAGACCTCCTGACAACCATCCAAGCAGCTGCCAGGGTCGGATCCACTCTGGTATGAAAG gcGCTTCACGGCCCATGTATCCCACAGACTCATCCAGAGAGGAGGACAGAAAGAGAATGAATGGGGAACACATGGGCATCAGTGGGGGTCATCCATGCCTGGACAGAGAGCAAGAATCATTTATCAG GGACAACAAGGAAAGGGTTGAATTTGCAAGGATCCATCCCTCCAATAGTTGTCGTGGTGACATTCCCTCTCATTTGATGGTGCCTAGTGGAACGTCCCTTCAGTCAGGCCAATTGGGAGACCCTGCTGCACATGCACACTCGGCACACCACCACTGGATGCCTCGCACAGCAAGTCCTTCCCTTTGGATGACAGGCCATTCCTATG GAATAAGCCACACCAGTCTCCACCAGAATCTTCCCCCTGGTTTCTCTGCAACTATGCCTGCTCCACTCCAGCCTGTATTGCCCCTGCCTCAGGACCCTTCCGCCCAGCTAGTTGTGTTACCTACTGAGCCTACTTCCCATCCAGCCACGCATCACTTAG ATGTGATGGAGCAGCCGGGTCTATGGCCTCCAGTGTACAGGGCCCGGGGGCCTCCCTCCCACATGCAGCATCCCGCTGTGTACTCTCGCTCCCAGTTTCTAAGGCAACAAGAACTGTATGCACTCCAGCAACATCAGCAGCTGCAGCATCAGCAACATCCTGGCCATCAGCAACTGCCTCAACCACCACAGCAACACCGAGGAGCACACAGCATAGAGCCTCAGCACAGAAATACTCACAACCAG ATGCAGAAGAAACCTGAGGACCATGGTGCATGTGCTGTGGACTTACAGGACATCCTCTCTGAGCCCAGGAACCCCAAAGCTACCAAGTCGTATACCTTTGGCTCTTCGAACAGGGCTACATCGCCACCCAGGGCCTCTGCCGCACACATGTCGCCATGTTGTCAGTCACCATGTATGCATCCTCATCCAAAAAGCACACCCTCCACCCCTTGCCCTGTCCCAAGTCCTGCTGCTACTGTGCCCTGCTCCCCTGCTATTAGCCCAGCTCCATCACAGCTACCCAACATAACAGAAACTCAGGACAAGAGAGCAAAGGGCCAGCCACCACAAGACTACCCTCAGACTATGGAACCAG atcTTCCACCAGGATACAGCTATCCTGCAATCACCATGGGATACAGAAGTGGGCCCTCATCACAGGATGTACAACTAGCTGAACCAGCTGAGCTCGAAGCCATTCCAGTTGAGCCAGTTGAGCATGCTCCAGCCCCTATGTCCAGTATTGGGGAAGGGCCAGAGTGCCATGCAATAGTAAGACCCATCACAGAGTCTCAGCTGCCACTGGATAAAAAGAGTGAGGAAGAGCAGGCACAAGAGCAGGCACAAGCTGCACTGGAGCAGAATGGAGAGCCGGATACAGTGGGCTGCTCTGTGCCTGTGGAACATGAACAAGCACAGGGAGAGGCAGCAATGCTCAGTTGCCATCCTGAAGAGTCATCAGTCTGTGAAGCAGCACCGTGTCCCGGTAGCTGGTTAGAGGAAGCAGTACATAAAGACTCGACCATAGTCTGTCAGGAGGATGGTGACCTTCTTGAGAAGGAAAATGTTGTTTCTGAGCTGAATGCACAGACGGCCACAGTTCCCGAACACACATGTGTTCCACTTAATCCAGCTGACCTCCAACCCAGCACAGGCACTGAGGTAGTGGCAAAAGAGATAGAAAAGGAAGCTCAGGAGGAAGACTGTGTCCAAATTATCTCTCCTCCATCATCTCCTACCAGTCTCACTCCATTCTCACAGCCAATTGTGCCAAGTTATTGGAGCCTGGAGCTCCTGATTGCCGCCGCTTTCTGCGGCGACTGCCCTCCCCCCTCCCCACCTGTTTCCACCACTTCTCAGGGCTGTGCTGTCCCCTTCTATTCCAGTACATATGGCATGGAGCTCCTCAGTGAGCTGGCTGATCTGGAGCGCCAACAGGAACACCACAGTACAGACAAAAATGAAG GACAAGAGCAACTGATATTTGACCTCCAGAGTTTCGCTACCTTGGCAGTGGCTCGTGCCCTGGAGTTGGACTCCAAGGCAAACAGTATTGCAGATGCTGTGAAGCAGTGTCCAGCCAAAAGAACCCTAAACCTGCGGCGAAAATGCAATTGGACTCCTCGCCATGAGCCT GTGTGTCCTGTGAAGGGTGGTATGGATGCTATAGACAGTCAGGAATTGGCTATACGAGTGAGGCTGGCAGATTTGCAACGACGCtacaaagagaaacagaaggagTTAGTCAAGCTTCAGAGGAAGCATGACCACCA GAAAGAGGAGACTCCTCGAAGTCCTGCACGTCGGGGCCCTGGACGACCACGAAAGCGGAAATCAAACGGTCTAGGGCCCATGGCTCCCCCTGAATCCCAAAAGAAAGTCAA GTCTGTGGGGGTGGTGCTACTGACAGAGGAGTCAGGAAGAGGAGGTGGGGATttgatgaagaagaggaggctGTCCAACAGGAGCTTTGGTCGTCTTGGAGCTGTACAG GTTAAGATGCAGTCCTCTCAAAAGAGCAGCCTCCACGAGCACCACATAACACAGCTGAAGTCCAAAACTGCTGTCAGTAAAACCATCCGGGAGCGAGAAACCTTGGGGTCTTCTCACTTGTACACTTCTCAGCGCAGCCCAAAAGCAGATTCCAGACTCTCTAACATGACGGCCAACGAGTCTGAAGGCCAAAGTGACACAG GAAGTGGAGACAGCGGCACTCAGGAGAGCTGGAAGGGCCTGATGAATAGTAAGAAGAAAAGCGAGGCAGCTTTAAATCGACTTTCAGCCTGTGTGCAGCAGCCTCAGGCCAAAGGACAGGATGCAACAGAGGAAGGGGAAACCTTTGCAGAGGATACAGAGTCCTCTGAGCAAG AAGAGGAGGAAGCAGAAGGCAGTTACAACATCGATGCAAGCCATATCATGAAAGTCCCACCCTCCAGGGAGCTCCCATCCAGCTCCATCCTAAAAGACCCCTCCCCTTCCTCTGTTGTGAAACTGGAAGTCAATCAGAAGGCAAAGAATAAAAGAGAACGGCAGGAGCTGTATG GGTCCCAACTTTGGTCGAATGCAGAAGGTGAGGTGAAAGTAAAGAAAAGGCCCCACTGCAGGTCAGTGCCAGACAATACAACTAAGACCTTGGGGGTGAGGAGGAGACCAGGTCGTCCAAGACTACAGGAAAAGCTGTGGGCCGGTCACTATCGGAAACCTGCAGGCCTCTTGTCTTTCTCCAGTACCAGCGAGAGGTTGAGGCGAGCCACACGGAAGAGCTCCATGCTCCGTGGAGTGCTTAGCAAG AAGAGTTGTTGGTCAACTGTGGTCCAGTCTCCTCAGAGTGATGACACCTGTAAACGGCGGACCAGATTTCGACAGGTGCATAAACAA tctaaaGGGCGCGCAGTCAGTCGTCTATTGGAAAGCTTTGCAGCAGACGATGGCTTCCAGCTGGGTGGAGACAGCAGTTTCtctgatgaggatgaggagaacTCTTCGTCAAGCACCAGACGTTCTCCCG CTCCTCCAAACTGTATACTGACCAAAGACATGCTGATTGAAGGACTGAAAATCCTCATCAGTAAAGAAGATGAGCTTCTGTACGCCGCCCGTGTGAGAACTCTAGATCTGCCTGACAT cTACAGCATTGTTATcgatggagagagaggaaacCGCCCCAGAATCTACTCCCTGGAGCAGCTCTTGCAGGAAGCA GTTTTGGATGTGCGTCCTGAAACAGAGGCAGTGCTGACCGAGGGGACGAGAGTGTGTGCCTTCTGGAGTGAGCGCTCACGATGTCTTTACCCAGGCTATGTGCGCAGGG GTGGCTCTAATGATGAGTGTAAGCCAGGTGGAGTGATGGTAGAGTTTGATGATGGGGACAGAGGATGGATCTCTCTCCGTAACATTCGTCTCCTTCCACCTGGATACCAGATTCATT TAGATACTGAGTCCAGTCCAACTCTGGTTTCCAGTGGTCGATTAGACAAGTTAGTTTCATGTCAGGATGGAAGAAGCTCACAGATTGCAAGATCCTCTGAGAAAACAACTAACACAGAGGAAGCCAAAACCACAGAAAAGCCAATAAGAAAACCAG GGAGACCTAAAGGTTCAGGAATGAAGAGGTTTGCCTCTGATAGTGTCTCCAAAACCTCATCATCTCCCCTTACCTGGCCATCATTAGCTCAGCCTAGAAAGAGGTCATCTGTCAATTTATTTCAACTTAATGGTTCAGCATCCAAGAAGACAATGAAGAACAGAGAGGCAGTGTTTCCTCATCCTTCAGTCTCTGTGACATCATCAGCCAAATGCATCTTCAATAGCAGGTCTTTTGAGGTGGACTCTTTCAGTAGTATTGCTAATGGCTACTCATCTTTCTGCAGCCAGACATCTGGCATGCCTGTAGATGGCAGAAGCAGCCCCTATGGGCAGGGCAGAAAGTCTGAGGAATCGGACATTCCTCGAGGAAGGAAAAATGAATTCCTGATCAAGCTGGATCACGAAGGAGTAATGAATCCCAAAAACAAGAGCAGCAAGGCTATGCTAATGTTAGGAGGTTCTGGATTTGGATCTAAAGGTATAGGTGCTTCACCCAAGCCTGAAGCATATTCCCACCCAGTTCTGTTGGTAAAGGACAAACGGAAGGGAGACAGTTCTCGGGCAGAGCTCCTACCAATCCAGAGAAAGCCATCCCCAACTTTGCTAATGAGCAAGCATGGAGACATGGGCCTTAGTTGCCACAGGGACTGTCATAGCTCTTATTCAGACATggatgaggaagatgaagaagaagaggaaaggaggagaagaagtgATTCAGTTCTGGGCCCAGCCTCTGGTGGCATGAGGATGGCTGGTCGTTTTCTCCCCCACCTCTCTGTTTCCTCATCTTCTTCAGGGTCATCTAGCTCTTCTAGTTCAGGTTCTATTTCCAGTTCCAGCATCTGCTCATCTGACAATGACTCCTCCTATAGTTCTGAGGATGATGAGAACTCCACACTGCTCTTACAGAGCTGCCTAACACCACATCACTCCCTGCTCCATCCCCATAAAGCTCCAACTGGACCCACACAGCATTCATTTGTGGCCAAAGCTATGGCTGTCTCTAGCACCAAAGGTGGGAATGTTGACAGTGCTGTCCGCAAGCCCCTAAAGAGGAAAGAGTGCCTCAGTTCATCCACCAAACCATCCAAAGACCTGGTCAAGAGACAAAAGCTTCTGGCTGACCATAGCAGGCCCAAATTGTCTTCTTGCATGCCAGCAAGGCAACTGTGGAGATGGTCCGGGAATCCCACACAG AGACGTGGGCTAAAAGGGAAAGCACGTAAGCTCTACTTTAAGTCCATAGTCCGGGGCAGGGACACAGTGCATGTAGGAGACTGTGCAGTGTTCCTGTCAGCTGGTCGTCCCCACCTACCCTACATTGGCCGCATTGAGAGCTTCTGGGAGACCTGGTCTAGCAGCATGGTAGTCAAGGTCAAGTGGTTCTACCATCCTGAAGAGACCAATCTTGGCAAGAGTCTTCATGATGGCAAG CATGCCCTCTATCAATCATGCCATGAGGATGAGAATGACGTGCAGACAATCTCTCATAAGTGCCAGGTTGTGAGCCGTAAGGAATATGAGCTTCTGAGCCGCAACAGGAAGCCTGGTAGCAGCCTTCAGGATCTCTACTACCAGGCTGGTACCTATGACCCCACCAGTGGCCAGCTGCTCACTGCAGATGGAATGTCTATTCTCTGCTAG